The following DNA comes from Ricinus communis isolate WT05 ecotype wild-type chromosome 10, ASM1957865v1, whole genome shotgun sequence.
TTATCATCCTAATATATACTAGTGAATCTCAATCGAAGTAGAAAGGTTAGCGCcgaactactataattttatgttgCTTATGATTGTCTTTTGAGTTGCTCTATTACCTTCTTTATAAAGATTGAAATTTAGACCACATGAGATATTGGACGCTTTAGTTCTCAACCGACTTTACGATTTTGTCCTTTTAGTGGATTTGATAACTTTTTCAAGAAGTTACTAGTTCTAAAATGCTCTCGAACCCAACATGTTCAACTTTAGTATTCTCCTATTTCTGTAATCAATCTACCAAGAGACCATCATGATTTATAATTCAGATtcatatatattcaatatcaTCCTAAAAATCTAATTGTTTAGGCATCTTATATTTGTCAGGGTATCTAATTCTACTTTATCATACCACTTCTTTGGACTCAATTGTCATATGCCTATTAACTTTTATCTAGTTTGTTCTACAAACATACTTCTATTGAAAAAGTATTATGCTTTgatactatttttaatatttcggATTTGTATCATATGATATTTCATCCATTTTGGCATTTATTGGcgtcataattttattttcttgataaatttaaaaacttctCAAGAGATTactaattttcaaatttttataaattcaacacattttatttttaaagttctTTTTATCTCCATAGCAAACTACTAAaaacattttatttgattgtgTTCCATTTCGAAGTGGGAATGCATCTTATACCGTAGAATATTGTCATTCTATACGAATGAGTTggatgaaaaaaatttattagatttcaatctaatattctaatattttcacGGGGGTTATTTTGACAAAacgtataaatttatttatatcttctatcataaataatttttataaagaacATATTTTTCTTACAATAAGGTCTTTAATTTGGCTCTAAAATCTAGACAAAAACGaacaatatttaaataattctcTCTCGTGTACGAAATactttcaattataaatttacctATTGTATTTGGCCAAGTTATTGATTgcctaaatttttttgactaGCCTTGGTATATGTTTCTAGTTATATACCgacataaataatatatatttattaatttaaatgataaaatatatgttaattatataataccaaaatatttatacatacgTGTCCTATTAGTCATGGTCTATTAAACAAGCCTAGGTAAAAATCTCTATCCTCGTCTATCAGCTGATATCAGTAGTTAGGTAGGTGATTgacattaatattttataataattatatttgttatgatGAATGGGATTGAACAtgaaaaatcttttctttCGGTACTCTTCTATGGAACATATGCATGACGTGGTTGCTGGTGGAAAAGATAAGAGTTAAGATCATGAATTCATCAGGTCAGGTGATAAGCTTGtgtcttaaaaaattaacgtGTCATTGTTTGATTTGCTTTTGGTATCGATTCCCACATGCTTAACCTTCTCCATCACGTGGtctttcttttaactctttatgcttgtctttttttttttttttttcatccaCAGCCTTTCCCTTTCTGGAAATGACAGCATGCACAGTTTTTACTCCTCttctcctttctcttttccttctcTGCAGCTGCAATGAAAATTCGTCCGCATATTTacttatgttatatatatatataaaagcgTGGCTCTGGCTTTTCTCGAACATGAACATGAGTCCCCTCTCCACTCTCTCTTCTATGTGCATGCAGGGTTTCTAGTATAAGGATATATGGTtagtgtgtatatatatagccAAGGCGTGTTCATTTATCTGCATTTGCACCTGCACTTTTTCAATCACAAGTCCTTATGGGATTGATAGAGGTGCAGGTGCTTTGTGCAGATAACTGCCACCTTGGTTCAGCTCTCTTCCCATTTGCACTTGCTGCTTCCACCCTGAAACCACTAAGGTATACATCACTGTctacttatttcttttttgcagtgtcttctgtttctttctttttatttttttaatttttttccttccttcttcATTTTGCTTGCAGTTGATAACATCACAAGTAATTAATTGGATCATAATACATTATACCAAGTTCAGCTCCAAATTCTACAGGGTTCGCAAAGCACTGAAGAGACCAAGacatatatgtgtgtgtatgtggctttgttttgaaaatGGTAATTTGCTTGATATATAAGATGGTTCTACCTTTCCCAAACAAGAAGAGGACATATGCTTATTACCAGTAGGAGTCGGATCCATTTTGGTTGTTTTGATGCTTCTTCATTTCAGAAATATGAGTAAAGTTTTACCCTTTCGGCTTTTAAATCAGAATGTTTCTTAGAAGGGGACTTCCATTAATCCTCAAAACTTGGATATTAATCAAGTTAATTTTCATCGCAAGCTGTGGTGATGATAATTCAGATATTTACTGGTGTAATGCTATTTATGTGAATCTGGAGTAATCAATCTGTAAagggaaaaacaaaaaaaggatTAACCTTCAATTACCAAAAACTAATTCCACCACTGATCCATTACAAGAAGAAATGATTATCGATTACTACGAGGAAGACAActcattaaatttattgtttttatcaATAGATAACTCATTAAATACacacctttttctttaaatctagtatgaaatattattcttttagttaGATCATTTACTACTAAAAATTAAGGATTCAGACATGTTAAGAGTGTGAaacattaatataaatttctaaaacaaTTACATAGGATGATGAAGTCTTACCAAAGATTTTAGCCGGTACTTAATTCGTGCTAGATATcatacaaattttaataaattatgctataaatctttttaataaaaaaacaatataGTTCATGttacatttaaaatttgatgcaAATTGTTGATTTTTGTTggtgaatatttattataattacaatataaagtagatatatataataggcttttgaaaaaaaaattaaaaagcaattaaaaaatatggatatttttgtatttgaaaaatcaaaaaataatcacatcatatttttgaaaaattcaagaaattacattgtttatattttcatatagtAAAATGACACgatatttttgataaaaaaataaaaaaatatggatatttttttttaagcaattttaaaaattacataattgataaatataattctgtattttttaaaaaaaaaatttaacttggaaaaaattagaatgaTTATCAGAATTCACAAAGAAGACACAATATTAGCAAAAGAAAATCCCACTACCTTGGTTCATTCAGTTCATTTTAGTTTATCAGATCATTCAGGTCCATCGGTCAAtctctatatataataaaactaaaacaacAGTTTCTTCCTTTTCGGCCTCTCGATCAGACGATTAGGGTTCgaacaaaattagaaaataaagaccctttcaaaaccctaaaataaaaaaatgggcGGCAAATGTCCAAGCAGGAAAGTAAAGAAGAGAAGATACTCTCACAAAACAGCTCGCCGCTCCAAATTCCTCGTCAAAGATATCCTTGTCTTgattcaatttcaattttatttaattcaatttttcccTTACTGTAACttcttcaaattcaacttttctctttctatgtTCTGTGTGATTCCTTGACTAATAATTGTTTTTTCACGTGACGATATGGTGTATGATGAGCTAAAAAAGCCTGATTCAGAGAAAAAATCGTTGCCTCTTGATGAGGACTTGCCTGGCATGGGTCAATATTATTGTTTGCACTGCGAGTAAGTTAATGTTGActgagtttatttatttagttatttatttactattcatGAAGTAAAGATGAAGCCTTTTAGGTCCTATTTGGAATAAATTACGTTCAAGCATttcaattgattttatttcttttgtccATGCTTTAAAATTGCATTTTTCTAATaagttgaaagaattgaattctagcCATTATGAACTTTCCGAAGATGATGATTGACTAAGCAGAATTGGATTCAGTTGAATTGAATGCTtgtaatttttagattttcttcctattttaattttaggttTTAAAATAGTTTGGTTGATTTATTTCAAGTAAAATTGAGGTTAAGAATTTGAACGTGTTGATGGTTAATACTGGACTGATTTGAtggttttgttattttcagcCGATATTTTGCTAATGTGACTATAAGGGATGATCATTTTAAATCCAAACGACACAAGAAGCGGTAAGCTGCTTTGCACTCATCTtgtcctttcttttgtgcttcctttgttatttgttcatattggggtttttatttttggcaATTTGATGGGTCAGTATGATGATGGTTTTAGGGTTTGCACTATGTAAAACTTTGAATTCTGCTTTTTCATGATTAATGTGTTATCATGGTCTAAAATCACATTGCTGATTGAAATGCTCTCAGTTCAGGAAATTGTATGTTTTTGGGCTTAAAGTTAGAGTCTGTAACACTTTGGCTGGGCACTAAGGTGAGCTGAGTAACTTAGTTTGTTTTGTGGTAATGTAAGTCTTTGTGTTATGCTGCGTATAGCCATCCGTAAAGTTGTTGGTCCTTGATAGCATTCTGTTAATCTTTCATTATGCTATATAGGGGTGTgcaaaattatgaaaaaccTGGAAAAGCTGAACCAAACCTAGttcagtttatttttcttttttcctaaattcagtttatttaaaaaaaaactgaaatattTTGGTTTGGATCAGTTTTATGTCAAAACATTATGGTTGACtgaataaatcaaaataactggtttttgtaaatttattcaataagatatattttaattgtcactataaattttaatttctaaagtGATTTTAGATTCGTCTCAGTTTGTTTGGTTCGATTTTTGTGATTTATGCTCCTATTTGGTTCAATTTGTTTGGTTCGATTTTTATGATTCACTTTCCTATTcagtttatttatatttacgtATAATTTGCTTAATTCAATTCAGTTAATTCGGTTTGGTTTTAAATTTGGTTCGATTTGGTCCATTTACAGAGAAATTTCAGTTTGTTTGGTAGAGCTGGTTTGGTTTGGTTTTGAACTGAACTGACTGAAGGCTGACCCCTAATCATGCTCATTACAAGCTCTATGTACAATGAAGCACCTGTCAAGGTGTTTCTAGCTGATCGTGTCATTTGTCTCATATTACTAGTTGATATGGATCTTATTAGCTAATTTGAGAAATTAGCTAATGAAGTACCTTCTGCTCTAGTTGTTACTATGCTCCACAGAACACCTTAAACCATTTGTGCAAGTACACGTTATAGCAAATGCCTAAGTAACTAAGCATGCTTGGGCGACGAGGATCCTGATTATTTTCTACTGCAGTTAACTTGGAAACAATTGGATGATAGCATGCTCTATCTAGCCACATTTTGAGTAAAGTGGTTAATTTGCCTTCTTCCTCCTCAGTCAAATGGTTGGTCTAACCAACCAGAAACTAATTGGATGGTAGCATGCTCTATGTAACCATATAGTGCCTAAAATTGTTTGCCTTGTTCTTTGGCCAAATGATTGGCCTAGACAACAGTACAGTTTCATTCCTTGTTTGTAAGCATGTGAATCTTGCTAACCAGTTAATTACATTGTgcacttttctttatttcttaaaaagaaaattggttaaattcaaattttttagttCTCATATTATGTAACCTAGCTTCAAGTTGGAAAGAAAATATTGTAATTGGTTGCGCATTTCACTCACCATGCAGTCTCTGGTTTTGGTGtcaaaaatatgattttcaaACTCAGGAAGTTTGACTTGGATCTAGGTTCTTCTTTACCTACTAATTGACAAGCAAATGTATTCGTTGCATGATTTTTCATCTGATGTTACTTTTGCCAAATGTAGCGTGAAGCAAATGTCGGGACCTGCGCCACATACACAACTTGATGCTGATTTAGCTGCTGGCATGGGTATGCCGGATAATGGCCCTAAGCTTATGTCACTGTCAATATGAGCtttatgtttttgttttggtttGGTTTTTTGTACGTCTACATGATAACTGAGTTGAGACTGGTCTTTGGAAATCACTTGCGCTGTTAGAATGGTCTCTGGAAATCACTTGGCGCTGTAAGAGTAGTCCCTGTAGAAGCAGTAGTTGCTTGTGAGCTGGACAGTAATGATAATTCATGGTCTTAATGGTTCACCAGGTGCTATGTTTTGCATTTTTTCTCCTTCTTGGTTGATATGTTCACTTCTGCATATTCTGATTTCTGTGAACATTTACTTGGTCTACTTACCAAAATGTAAGCTGGTGcgtaacatatattttataacgGATCTTTCTCCACCagcaatttctttctttttggtcTAATGTAAGAATGTTCCTCGGTTGGTTTACATTAAGTTATATTATATCATTAGTCGGACTCTGTGAGGAATTGTAATGAGGTTATACATTAATAACTGCAAATTTACTTTTCTGTGGTGCCCACGtcaattctttcttttgaagtgTATTTAGTCCCAATTGATTCTTTGTCTGATTGGGCCATTTTCTGAGTGTTGGAGTTAACGTTATTAATCAATCATATCTTGATCCTGAAATCTAGAAGTGGGTAGAAGGATGTGCCTGTGCTAATACTATGGATTTGGGTTTAATCGGCTATGTGCTTGAAACACGAAgtttccttttgttgcttggTCGACAAATAACCTAGTGAGGGATTGTAAGCTCTACCTTGTGGAATGTAGTTGGGTTATGATCATAATAAGAAGCTTCTCTTTATACGTCCAGGTCAACTATTAGCTTGCTCGGTACATCCACTTGGGCTTGGATTATACTGACAACATAAATGATGAAATGAACGTAAGGGTggatgtatttatgaatatgaagaaaatcaaagtgtAACAAGATTATGCCTTAATTGTTTCGTATACCAAGTAGGGCAGAATTGAAGATAAACAATATcttgtttatttttgaaaaagcaTGTGGAGAGATTACAAGGGGTTCAAAGTTAAAAGGGATACTGTGAATCAGATCTCATGCATCTTGtgcaaaaaaatttatgaactgCTTCTGTTCCCTGTTGAAGAAGTCCAGTTTCAGTTGTGGGCTCTTTACCATGTTGGTGTTGCATGAGATTTAACCCATTTCCATTTTCCATAAGTTGAGCACTCAAAAGAGAAGTGGGTCTTCAACTCTTCTTCATATGATATTTAGCTGTATAGCATATAGAATATTTAACTTGAATCAATTGCATGAAAATACAGTAAACTTCTTATTTTGGTCGGCTTGTTTAGTCTGTTTCCTCTTAATAATTGCTTGTACGGCTATGCGTGGGAGTGCAATCAGGTCCAGTAGTTTTCCTAATGGATTATGATTGATTTGTTTCAGATTCTGACATTGTTTTATTTACTGGAAGTTAAGAGCTTAAGATGTAAGATACAGGTTTTATCCTTAAAGCCAGGAGCTAACAAATGCTTTTATCATTATCATTAAGGTGGAAGTTTCATGTTGTTGTTTTCATCTttatcatatatatgtatatattcaGGTTTTGGTTTTTGGTGTGTAGCTCTTGTTCTCAAATGAATGATGGGCTGATTGTGTCTGCTTTCCTGAACCCATTTGTcactttttttcattttctaaagCTTTTAAAGTAAAGAGGGCGAGAcagtttaattattattctaccTGAgcttatttgttattatttggCAGCATGTTTCAGAAGAAGCATGCCTAATTTGATGGAGTTAATTCAGCAAAATGaatgtgaaattttttattttttattttctaaaaaagaaagggtGTTGATGAGACTACCACTTGAAAGCAAAAAGGTCACCTGAATTCAAAACTCTGAACTTCTTCTACGGGCAGTGTACATAATTGCAGTCTGCAGAAGGAAGACGAAGGCTATCATAATCATATGTTTCAGGCGTTTCTGTCTCTCCTATTGTTTTTCAGTAGTTGCCACTTCCGATCCCGACAAGAACAATAGTCGTAGTCAGTAATAGCAGTATGTCACTACCCAATATCACTCCAAAagcttaaaaagaaaattaataataataaaaaaatgctCTGGGCgcttcaaaacaaaacaacacCACCACTACCACCACCACAATCAGAACCCCGCCCGTATGGTCACTAACATCCCTACACTTTCTTTAACAACAAAGAGATTAGGTATGGCCCACACACTCAAGATCAAGATCAAGATCAAGATCAAACACCATCATCTCTTTTCTGTCATTTTCCAAGTGCTAAAAATCCCACATCCTAAACTTTTTCTCTCACGCCTGCCTGTCCACCACCAGCTATTTTGcttggaagaaaaaaaataaaatagcatgatttcttgatTCCTCTCCTGCttgtctcttttcttttcctttccctatttcttactttcttttttcactcGGTTTCCTCATGTTGCTATCTTGTCTCTTAGAAACCTTAATGCACATGTACAAAGCCCACCACCATGTGGACTTTGACACTCAATAATTCTGTTCCCCACAACTCTACACATCAACATCAACAGAAATAGATCCATACCCAGTTTGATTTTTGATTTCAAATTGCAAACAATTTACCACCTCAAAGCTTGGATTGCTATGCAGAATGCCCTCAACATGATGTTTATCTGAGGTCTACATCTCACAGCCTACAGGTCCCCTCTCCATCCGGCGAGGGGAAAGTGATGTAAAATTCTAACATGCATGATTAGTATTACAATAAAAACACACACTCTCCATTGGATCATTGCAaggaatatatattaaaaggaTTCCTTGCAAGATTTGATGGATAAGGAAGATTttggatatatttgttttagTACATATCCAATTGTACATCATAATGTAGGGCCTGTCTTGAGGCCTCATACACCTCTCTTTCTCAATTATTTTCCAACACGAGGTATCTTTCCTCCAATCTCAACACTTTGAAGAAAATGGAAGAGACAAACCAGTGCACGAGGGCTGCTTCCAGGaatcaaaaaaagaattccaatttggtaaatacatataaatcaCTATATTTCGATCTCGTGGAAGTAATTTTTCAGTATCATTTCCTTAGAAAGATTCATAGAGGATTAGATAATATATggtagaaagaaagaaagaaagaaataataataattagatgATACACATACTATGCTATACCATGGCAttaaaactgaaacaaaaactcaaaaatcaCAAGGGGGTATGTGGGATATACTCCTCCTCTCTTACTGGTGATCTGATTAGGCTTCCCTCTCTTCATCTTCTCTCGGTCTAGCTGACGAACTCGAACCTGAAGTCATTCCAATGACTTGGCTATGTGTGAACCTCTGCAACTGTATCATCCGGGCATAGCACCCGTCAGGATAATTTTTCAGTAGATGTGTGTGTGATCCTTGCTCTGCTACTTTCCCGTCGTCGATGACGGCGATGACATGGGCGTTTCTTATAGTTGATAGTCTGTGTGCAACCACAATTGTTGTCTTTCCTGAGCAAGCACGGTCTAGAGCCTCTTGGACAGACCTCTCCGACTCGGCATCTAGTGCACTTGTTGCCTCATCAAGTAGCATCAGTTCTGCCTTTCTAACTAGAGCCCGAGCTATGGCAATTCTTTGTTTCTGTCCACCTGATAATTGAACTCCCCTCTCCCCTACAAATGTCTTATATCCATCTGGCAATCCTGAAATGAATTTATGCGCATTGGCTAAAGTAGCAGCTTCAATGATTTCCGCCTCAGTTGCGGACTCATGCCCGTAGGCAATGTTTTCGTATATGGTAGTAGCGAAGAGACATGGCTCCTGAGGGACAATAGCAATATGCTTTCTCAGGGACTTGAGATTGTATTTCCTGATGTCCTTCCCGTCAATCATAACCCTTCCAGATGATGGCTCATAGAATCTCTGTACAAGTGCAATCACTGAACTCTTACCACATCCACTTGGACCTACAAGAGCAAGAGTTTTTCCAGCTCGTGCACGGAGATTTAGATCACGGAAAATAGGGACATCAGGGCGAGTGGGGTAAGAAAAGTCTACATGCTTTAGTTCAACTTCTCCACGAAGACGGTCAGGAACTGCAGTTGCATCCGCATCATCAGGTTCAATTTCAGTTTTACGGTCAAGCAAGTCGAAGACTGAGCGCATGGCTCGACCACCCTTGATAAAATCAGGAGCCAATGTTAATGTTTCTGCTGCACCATTGGCTGAAACCATAAGGACCATGAAAACTCGGATTGTCTTCGAGAAATCAGAGATTTCATGCTTCACAAGCCAAGATGCATACCAAAGACCAAGAGCATAGGAAGCATAGAGTGAAAACTGAGCAATTCCAAATCCACTTCCTGCAATCTGACCTTTCCAAAAGCAACGCCGTAAAGGAGCCTGGAGGTTGGTGGCGAATAGACCAACTATTTGAGACTCTGAATTGAAGGCAGCAACTGTCCTTACATTGGCTATGGCCTCGCCTGCAAG
Coding sequences within:
- the LOC8284005 gene encoding bud site selection protein 20 isoform X2, which translates into the protein MGGKCPSRKVKKRRYSHKTARRSKFLVKGDDMVYDELKKPDSEKKSLPLDEDLPGMGQYYCLHCDRYFANVTIRDDHFKSKRHKKRSGNCMFLGLKLESVTLWLGTKREANVGTCATYTT
- the LOC8284005 gene encoding bud site selection protein 20 isoform X1 gives rise to the protein MGGKCPSRKVKKRRYSHKTARRSKFLVKGDDMVYDELKKPDSEKKSLPLDEDLPGMGQYYCLHCDRYFANVTIRDDHFKSKRHKKRVKQMSGPAPHTQLDADLAAGMGMPDNGPKLMSLSI
- the LOC8284005 gene encoding bud site selection protein 20 isoform X3, with product MGGKCPSRKVKKRRYSHKTARRSKFLVKGDDMVYDELKKPDSEKKSLPLDEDLPGMGQYYCLHCDRYFANVTIRDDHFKSKRHKKRKLYVFGLKVRVCNTLAGH